Proteins found in one Thermococcus sp. JdF3 genomic segment:
- a CDS encoding phenylalanine--tRNA ligase subunit alpha: MELSYQEKLTLIKLSEVGRTKFEELVKRTGLDQVAVMRAVLGLQSKGLAKLHEKSERVVKLTETGRKYAEIGLPEWRALRVLKEKKKATLDDLGNVLSEDELKPIVGLLRKEGWASVRKEDGKLVLEITEKGLSAEERPIDAALKLLTEKRTVPLDEIEGLIPVKELKRRKIAEEDSVTERFVEIAPEGAELVKGGIELREEVSNLTPELIKSGKWREVEFKRFNISAPVRRIYPGKKQPYRAFLDKIRKRLIEMGFIEMVSDSLIETQFWNFDALFQPQNHPARDWTDTYQLKYPKSGHLPVEELVARVKAAHEHGGDTGSRGWGYVWSPERAMLLMPRAHGTALSGRQLARGVEIPGKYFTIQRVFRPDVLDRTHLIEFNQVDGFVVGEDLHFRNLLGILKRFAVEIAGAKKVKFLPDYYPFTEPSVQMSAYHPELGWVEFGGAGIFREEMTKALGVDVPVIAWGIGIDRLAMFKLGIDDIRYLFSYDLRWLREARLVW, encoded by the coding sequence ACCAGGTTGCGGTTATGCGAGCGGTTCTCGGCCTTCAGAGCAAGGGGCTGGCGAAGCTCCACGAGAAAAGTGAAAGGGTTGTCAAGCTCACCGAGACTGGAAGAAAGTACGCAGAGATAGGTCTCCCAGAGTGGAGGGCGCTGAGGGTTCTGAAGGAAAAGAAAAAGGCGACCCTGGATGACCTGGGGAACGTTCTCAGCGAGGATGAGCTGAAACCAATAGTTGGTCTCCTGAGGAAGGAGGGCTGGGCGAGCGTTAGGAAGGAGGACGGGAAGTTAGTCCTCGAAATCACCGAGAAGGGACTCAGCGCGGAAGAGAGGCCCATCGATGCCGCCCTCAAGCTCCTCACGGAGAAGAGAACCGTACCGCTGGACGAGATTGAGGGACTCATTCCCGTTAAAGAACTCAAGAGAAGGAAGATTGCGGAGGAGGACTCCGTTACCGAGAGGTTCGTCGAGATAGCCCCCGAGGGAGCGGAGCTCGTGAAAGGGGGCATCGAGCTGAGGGAAGAGGTCTCCAACCTGACCCCCGAGCTGATAAAGTCCGGAAAATGGCGCGAGGTCGAGTTCAAGCGCTTCAACATCTCGGCTCCGGTCCGGAGGATTTACCCGGGCAAGAAGCAGCCGTACAGGGCCTTCCTCGACAAGATACGGAAGAGACTTATCGAGATGGGCTTCATCGAGATGGTCTCCGACAGCCTCATCGAGACCCAGTTCTGGAACTTTGACGCGCTCTTCCAGCCCCAGAACCACCCCGCCAGGGACTGGACTGACACGTACCAGCTCAAGTATCCAAAGAGCGGCCACCTGCCCGTGGAGGAACTCGTTGCCAGAGTCAAGGCCGCCCACGAGCACGGCGGCGATACTGGTTCCCGCGGCTGGGGTTACGTCTGGTCTCCGGAGAGGGCCATGCTCCTCATGCCGAGGGCACACGGTACCGCCCTGAGCGGCAGACAGCTCGCAAGGGGCGTTGAGATACCCGGAAAATACTTCACGATTCAGCGCGTCTTCCGTCCGGACGTCCTCGACAGGACCCACCTCATAGAGTTCAACCAGGTTGATGGCTTCGTCGTCGGCGAGGATCTGCACTTCAGGAACCTTCTCGGGATACTCAAGCGCTTCGCGGTGGAGATAGCCGGGGCAAAGAAGGTCAAGTTCCTGCCCGACTACTATCCGTTCACCGAGCCGAGTGTCCAGATGAGCGCCTACCACCCCGAGCTCGGCTGGGTTGAGTTTGGCGGTGCTGGAATCTTCCGCGAGGAGATGACGAAGGCTCTCGGAGTTGATGTCCCTGTCATAGCCTGGGGAATAGGAATCGACAGACTTGCTATGTTCAAGCTCGGCATAGACGACATCCGCTACCTCTTCAGCTACGACCTGCGCTGGCTTAGGGAGGCAAGGCTCGTCTGGTGA
- a CDS encoding PIN domain-containing protein, whose translation MAGIQERAGTGIIVDTNVIISALLPRSSRGVSSAELTHFREELISRIILHPLSEYRPFLKRAYEICRGFDEKDTPFVALALALSLPIVTNDGGILDNRGQYDALPIEDLLR comes from the coding sequence ATGGCGGGAATTCAAGAGAGAGCTGGGACTGGGATAATCGTTGATACGAACGTGATCATATCGGCGCTGCTACCCAGGAGCTCCCGGGGCGTCAGTAGCGCCGAGCTGACCCATTTCAGGGAGGAGCTGATATCACGCATTATCCTCCACCCTCTTAGTGAATACCGTCCGTTCCTGAAACGGGCCTACGAGATCTGCAGAGGGTTCGATGAAAAGGATACACCGTTTGTTGCACTCGCCCTGGCCCTTTCACTTCCAATTGTGACGAACGATGGTGGAATACTCGATAACAGGGGGCAATACGACGCCCTGCCAATTGAAGACCTGTTGAGGTGA